From Triticum aestivum cultivar Chinese Spring chromosome 4A, IWGSC CS RefSeq v2.1, whole genome shotgun sequence, a single genomic window includes:
- the LOC123083880 gene encoding chaperone protein ClpB1-like: MVSGTRARGTFEERFTGLIAEVEAAVAGKVVLFIDEIHTLLGAGRFSGCMDAANMLKPALARGRVRCLGATTHAEYHHYFLQDKALERRFQKVHVSEPSEDETVAILRRLKAAYEEHHGMEIQDEALVAAAKLSGRYIPARHFPDKAIDLVDEACATARLVMDRRKKQATGDGDKPLAPKDENVGLDHIAQIVSKWTGIPVTSLGTDERKRLLELPKRLHWRVIDQDEAVNVVAEAVVRSRSGLGEPNQPSGSFLFLGPTGVGKTELAKALAEQLFGNEKLLVRIDMSEYMGSSSVTRLIGASPGSYGYEKGGQLTELVRQRPYSVVLLDEVEKADAAVLNVFLQILDDGRVTDGHGRTINFTNTIIIMTSNLGAHHLLARAATKDMEATRKRVIADVRRHFRPELINRLSEMVIFRPLSGEQLRRVARMQLKGIAARLAEKGIGLDVTDAALDVILSRSTDQVQMYGARPIKRCLQKNVMTRISKMVVREEVNDDCYVSVDADEEKKDLVFAVDKQSSNENDDPSSSSTKKRKRPPAKHLVVIDDDEDE; the protein is encoded by the exons ATGGTCTCCGGCACGAGGGCCCGCGGCACGTTCGAGGAGCGGTTCACCGGCCTCATCGCCGAGGTtgaggccgcggtggccgggaAGGTCGTCCTGTTCATCGACGAGATACACACGCTGCTCGGCGCCGGCCGCTTTTCTGGCTGCATGGACGCGGCCAACATGCTGAAGCCGGCGCTGGCGAGGGGCCGTGTCCGGTGCCTCGGCGCCACGACGCATGCCGAGTACCACCACTACTTTCTCCAGGACAAGGCGTTGGAGCGGCGGTTCCAGAAGGTGCACGTCTCGGAGCCCAGCGAGGACGAAACCGTGGCCATCCTCCGGCGGCTCAAGGCGGCGTACGAGGAGCACCACGGCATGGAGATCCAGGACGaggcgctcgtcgccgccgccaagcTCTCCGGCCGCTATATCCCAG CACGGCATTTCCCGGACAAGGCGATCGATCTTGTTGATGAGGCGTGCGCGACGGCGAGGCTGGTGATGGATCGCCGGAAGAAGCAAGCCACAGGCGACGGCGACAAGCCCTTGGCGCCCAAGGACGAAAACGTCGGACTGGACCATATAGCTCAG ATCGTGAGCAAATGGACAGGAATCCCAGTGACCAGTCTCGGGACTGACGAGAGGAAGCGGCTACTGGAGCTGCCGAAGCGGCtgcactggcgcgtgatcgaccaGGACGAGGCGGTGAACGTCGTCGCCGAGGCCGTGGTGCGCTCGCGATCGGGCCTCGGGGAGCCAAACCAGCCGTCAGGATCCTTCCTCTTCCTCGGCCCCACCGGCGTCGGCAAGACGGAGCTCGCCAAGGCCCTCGCCGAGCAGCTCTTCGGCAATGAGAAGCTGCTCGTCCGCATCGACATGTCCGAATACATGGGCAGCAGCTCCGTCACTCGCCTCATCGGCGCATCTCCTGG GTCGTATGGGTACGAGAAGGGTGGGCAGCTGACGGAGCTGGTGCGGCAGCGCCCCTACAGTGTGGTCCTCCTGGATGAGGTGGAGAAGGCCGACGCCGCCGTGCTCAATGTCTTCCTCCAGATCCTCGACGACGGGCGCGTCACCGACGGGCACGGCCGCACCATcaacttcaccaacaccatcatcatcatgacctcCAACCTCGGGGCGCACCACCTCCTCGCCCGCGCAGCCACAAAGGACATGGAAGCCACCCGCAAGCGTGTGATCGCCGACGTGCGGAGGCACTTCCGCCCCGAGCTCATCAACCGGCTGAGCGAGATGGTGATCTTCCGCCCGCTCTCCGGCGAGCAGCTGCGGAGGGTGGCGAGGATGCAGCTCAAAGGCATTGCCGCGCGCCTCGCTGAGAAGGGCATCGGCCTCGACGTCACGGACGCGGCCCTCGACGTGATCCTCTCGCGGTCCACCGACCAGGTGCAGATGTACGGCGCGAGGCCGATCAAACGCTGCCTGCAGAAGAACGTCATGACCAGGATATCCAAGATGGTGGTGCGGGAGGAGGTGAACGACGACTGCTACGTGTCTGTCGACGCCGATGAGGAGAAGAAGGACCTGGTGTTTGCCGTGGACAAGCAGAGTTCCAACGAGAACGACGACCCGTCATCCTCTTCCACCAAGAAGAGGAAGAGGCCCCCGGCGAAGCATCTAGTCGTGattgatgatgacgaagacgagTGA